A single window of Pyxicephalus adspersus chromosome 10, UCB_Pads_2.0, whole genome shotgun sequence DNA harbors:
- the INPP5F gene encoding phosphatidylinositide phosphatase SAC2 isoform X2, with product MELFQSQEHYIVQSGDQALWCSRRDGALSARPATDLLLAWNPICLGLVEGIIDLPWWLLLIRQKSLIGVLPQGHEIYKITKIAVIPLSTAEPQDLELELCKKHHFGINKPEKINHSPDESKFLLKTFTQIKSNVSAPNKKKVKESKEKEKLERRLLDELFKMFMDSDSFYYSWTYDLTNCVQRQSTGEKSVLPLWQRVDERFFWNRHMLHDLIQIQEQHGGYWILPIIQGFVQIEELVVNYNESSDDEKSSPETPPQENLCVDDIHPRFLVALISRRSRHRAGMRYKRRGVDKAGNVANYVETEQFIHVHNHTLSFVQTRGSVPVFWSQVGYRYNPRPRLDKGEKDTSPYFCLHFNKELEMYKKQVIINLVDQAGREKIIGDAYLKQVLMFNCPNLTYISFDFHEHCRGMKFENVQTLTDAICDIITDMKWCWVDQAGVICKQEGIFRVNCMDCLDRTNVVQAAIARVVMEQQLKKLGVMPPEQPLPMKCYRLYQIMWANNGDAISKQYAGTAALKGDFTRTGERKLAGVMKDGVNSANRYYLNRFKDAYRQAVIDLMQGVPVTEDLYSIFTKEKEHEALHRQSQRNHQELISQLLQNYMQILLPDNEKFHGGWALIDCDPSLIDATHKDVEVLLLLSNCAYYVAYYDDEVDKVNQYQRLSLDDLEKIEIGPEPTFFGKPKFSCMRLHYRYKGNSGYFHTLRAVARSPEEDGKDTLLCIAEMLRITKQAMESDVPIIEKKLERKSSKPHEDIMGIHSKSQKLGMNSMGLTQSKNYLMSKFSSLNQKVKQSNIGSLRKLGTFNKSEMKGFLKPNLQVNLWKSDSSLEHPSTETKDHMESDLELSSDSDSFHSDDFIPKSDDDGQVPGSLENIGVDYVLPSCGIIASVPRLGSRSQSVSSAELSLHIPTEIQVTQCEASPEENLLVDFGTPIDAYCHQFVHDAHTKDGNCNDDNKEQMDRVLLSNNSPETSNVVDAETEQLHRPSQLEVSGTDNGSRLSVDLSAASGRSSPGSAASPADSNSSRVVSPFAKIRSSVVQVANITHAGLAQGINFAVAKVQKSPEPTSVPAELPNDFKELFTQCQTRIIQI from the exons ATGGAGCTCTTTCAGTCCCAGGAACATTACATCGTCCAGAGCGGGGACCAGGCACTGTGGTGCAGCCGCCGGGATGGGGCCCTGTCTGCCAGACCAG CCACTGACCTGCTGTTGGCCTGGAATCCCATCTGTCTTGGCTTGGTGGAAGGTATAATCG ATCTGCCATGGTGGCTGCTGCTCATTCGCCAGAAATCACTGATCGGCGTCCTTCCCCAGGGTCATGAGATCTACAAGATTACGAAGATTGCTGTCATTCCACTGTCTACAGCTGAACCACAGGACTTGGAGCTGGAA CTTTGTAAGAAACATCATTTTGGTATCAACAAACCAGAGAAGATCAATCATTCTCCTGACGAATCCAAATTCCTTTTGAAGACCTTCACACAGATCAAATCTAATGTCTCTGCTCCTAATAAGAAGAAG GTGAAGGAAAGTAAGGAGAAGGAGAAGCTTGAGCGGAGGCTGCTGGATGAATTGTTCAAAATGTTCATGGACTCTGACTCCTTCTACTACAGCTGGACCTACGACCTGACTAACTGTGTGCAGAGACAGAGCACAGGCGAGAAGAGTGTGTTGCCTCTCTGGCAGAGG GTGGATGAGCGATTCTTCTGGAACAGACACATGTTACATGATCTCATACAAATCCAG GAGCAGCATGGAGGATATTGGATCCTGCCCATCATACAAGGCTTTGTTCAGATAGAAGAGCTGGTAGTAAACTATAACGAGTCCTCTGATGATGAGAAGAGCAGCCCAGAGACCCCGCCTCAGGAAAACCTGTGTGTGGATGACATTCACCCCCGATTCCTAGTGGCCCTCATTTCACGAAGGAGCCGACATAGAGCAG gAATGAGATACAAGAGGCGTGGAGTGGATAAAGCTGGGAATGTAGCAAACTATGTGGAAACTGAGCAGTTCATCCACGTCCACAATCACACTCTTTCCTTTGTACAGACCCGCGGCTCTGTGCCAGTCTTCTGGAGCCAAGTTGGATATCGCTATAATCCTCGTCCTCGCCTAGATAAAG GTGAGAAGGACACCAGCCCATATTTCTGCCTTCACTTTAATAAAGAgctggagatgtataagaagcAG GTCATCATTAATCTGGTGGATCAGGCTGGCAGAGAGAAGATCATTGGTGATGCCTACCTGAAGCAGGTCCTGATGTTTAATTGCCCCAATCTCACCTACATCAGCTTTGACTTTCATGAACATTG CCGTGGGATGAAATTTGAGAATGTGCAGACCCTGACGGATGCCATCTGTGATATTATAACAGACATGAAGTGGTGTTG GGTGGATCAGGCTGGAGTCATCTGCAAGCAGGAAGGCATATTTCGAGTAAACTGTATGGACTGCCTGGATAGGACCAATGTTGTTCAAGCTGCCATCGCTCGTGTTGTCATGGAACAACAG TTAAAGAAACTTGGTGTAATGCCCCCAGAGCAGCCACTACCAATGAAATGCTATCGGCTGTACCAGATTATGTGGGCAAACAATGGAGATGCCATTAGCAAGCAGTATGCAGGCACAGCCGCTCTCAAG GGGGATTTCACTCGCACCGGAGAGAGAAAACTTGCTGGCGTGATGAAAGACGGAGTCAATTCTGCTAATCGATATTATTTAAACCGCTTCAAAGATGCGTACCGGCAGGCTGTGATCG ATCTGATGCAGGGGGTCCCAGTGACAGAAGATCTTTACTCCATATTTACTAAGGAGAAGGAACATGAGGCACTCCACCGACAGAGCCAGAGGAACCACCAAGAGCTCATTAGCCAGCTGCTCCAGAACTACATGCAGATCCTCCTGCCAGACAATGAAAAGTTCCATGGTGGCTGGGCACTTATTGACTGTGATCCCAG CCTCATTGATGCCACTCACAAAGATGTTGAAGTCCTTCTGTTGCTGTCAAATTGTGCTTATTATGTGGCCTA CTATGATGATGAGGTGGACAAAGTGAACCAATATCAACGCTTAAGTTTAGATGATTTGGAAAAGATTGAGATTG GTCCTGAACCCACATTTTTTGGGAAGCCCAAATTTTCCTGTATGCGGCTGCACTACAGATACAAAGGGAACAGTGGCTACTTCCACACATTGAGGGCTGTGGCCCGAAGCCCTGAAGAGGATGGAAAAG ATACACTGCTGTGTATAGCAGAGATGTTGCGGATTACCAAACAAGCCATGGAGTCTGATGTTCCCATTATTGAAAAGAAACTGGAGAG AAAGAGCAGCAAGCCCCATGAAGATATAATGGGGATACATTCCAAAAGCCAGAAACTGGGGATGAACAGCATGGGCCTCACTCAGAGCAAGAACTACTTGATGAGTAAATTTTCTTCCCTTAATCAGAAAGTTAAACAATCAAACATCGGAAGTCTACGCAAATTAggtacatttaataaatcagaaatgaAAGGCTTTCTGAAACCCAACCTGCAGGTCAATCTGTGGAAATCTGATAGCAGCTTAGAACATCCCAGCACGGAGACCAAAGATCACATGGAGTCAGACTTGGAACTCTCCTCTGACAGTGACTCATTTCATTCCGATGACTTCATTCCTAAATCAGATGATGATGGCCAGGTACCAGGCTCCCTAGAGAACATTGGAGTGGACTATGTATTACCTAGCTGTGGCATCATTGCTTCTGTCCCACGATTAGGTAGCCGCTCTCAGTCTGTCAGTAGTGCTGAGCTAAGTCTTCACATTCCTACTGAAATTCAGGTAACGCAGTGTGAAGCATCACCAGAGGAAAATCTACTTGTAGATTTTGGAACCCCGATCGATGCTTACTGCCACCAGTTTGTCCATGATGCCCACACCAAAGATGGTAACTGTAATGATGATAATAAAGAACAAATGGATCGTGTATTATTGAGCAATAATTCTCCTGAAACATCTAATGTAGTGGACGCAGAAACAGAACAACTTCACCGGCCTTCACAACTTGAGGTATCTGGAACTGACAATGGCTCCCGACTGTCTGTTGACCTTTCTGCAGCCTCAGGTCGTTCCAGTCCCGGATCTGCAGCCTCTCCAGCAGACAGCAATAGCAGCAGAGTTGTCTCTCCATTCGCCAAGATTCGAAGTTCTGTAGTCCAGGTGGCAAACATCACTCATGCTGGACTGGCACAAGGGATTAATTTTGCTGTGGCTAAAGTGCAGAAGTCTCCAGAGCCAACGTCTGTTCCAGCTGAGCTACCAAATGACTTCAAAGAACTGTTTACACAGTGTCAGACCCGCATTATACAGATTTAG
- the BAG3 gene encoding LOW QUALITY PROTEIN: BAG family molecular chaperone regulator 3 (The sequence of the model RefSeq protein was modified relative to this genomic sequence to represent the inferred CDS: substituted 1 base at 1 genomic stop codon; added 30 bases not found in genome assembly), giving the protein MLHNTIPILQVLGCAAFPNISQARNVVEEITQAIANGPPQESPRLNNTYCPQLRPGYIPIPVHHEGIDNQQQYPCYHLQQPGMQRAKCEPVMGPQSPLLGFNRPQSPAWNSAELXPSDKLSSQQSGSPQGQSPPPSVADASSLSQSPGRQGPGRPNTGNHQLPRGYIPIPVIHEGNGARQTAQNVQQAQKNLHSPSECQSHQPVFHKVQDERDSKPPGKGRTMSTESSPASARVQIPVQRISPSRVHMDNSPTTVPIQTRSATPTQIKSTTDSAQATSATPTPSQMDPATTSSVQADPTTTSSVRADPATTSSVRADPASYSSVQTGLVSNVPSQFSNTMPAKTSRPEEECKPSYVQKEEKDEMQGLNVVEQRPESVHEKEAEVVESQDKHPGVLQVERILGRVQALQEAVSNFQGSKNEKKYLMLEEYLTKELLALDSVDPEGRADVRQARRDGVRKVQNILETLEQKATDSRAMDLSASSEDSLEGDNITKGAAQSTSFVKLGMTASDSPCMQDPSVPDGN; this is encoded by the exons ATGCTGCACAATACAATTCCCATTCTGCAAGTGTTGGGCTGCGCTGCTTTCCCTAATATTTCCCAGGCTCGGAATGTAGTAGAAGAG attACCCAGGCAATAGCCAATGGTCCACCACAGGAGAGCCCAAGACTAAATAACACGTACTGCCCTCAGCTTAGGCCTGGTTACATCCCAATTCCAGTCCATCATGAAGGTATTGACAACCAACAACAATATCCATGCTACCATCTACAACAGCCAGGCATGCAGAGAGCCAAATGTGAGCCTGTGATGGGGCCACAGTCACCTCTGCTTGGCTTCAATCGTCCCCAATCTCCAGCCTGGAACTCCGCAGAACTTTGACCGTCAGACAAACTGAGCAGCCAGCAGTCTGGATCTCCACAAGGACAATCG ccGCCTCCTTCTGTCGCTGATGCCAGCAGCTTGTCACAGTCTCCTGGTAGGCAGGGCCCTGGGAGGCCAAATACCGGGAATCACCAATTGCCACGCGGCTATATTCCCATACCGGTGATCCATGAAGGGAATGGAGCCCGTCAAACAGCTCAGAATGTTCAGCAGGCACAGAAGAACCTCCACTCACCGTCTGAATGTCAGTCACATCAGCCAGTGTTCCACAAAGTTCAGGATGAAAGAGACTCCAAACCGCCAGGCAAAGGAAGAACAATGTCCACAGAGAGTTCCCCAGCTTCTGCCCGGGTTCAG ATTCCTGTGCAACGAATCTCCCCTTCTAGGGTGCATATGGATAATTCTCCCACCACAGTCCCCATCCAGACAAGATCAGCCACCCCAACTCAAATTAAATCTACCACTGACTCCGCCCAGGCAACTTCAGCCACTCCCACCCCAAGCCAAATGGATCCTGCCACCACTAGCTCAGTCC GGGCAGATCCCGCCACCACTAGCTCAGTCCGGGCAGATCCCGCCAGCTATAGCTCAGTTCAGACCGGTCTTGTCAGCAATGTTCCAAGTCAGTTTTCCAATACTATGCCAGCTAAAACTAGCAGGCCAGAAGAAGAATGTAAACCATCATATgtccagaaagaagaaaaagatgagaTGCAAGGTTTGAATGTTGTGGAACAAAGGCCTGAGTCTGTCCATGAAAAAGAAGCAGAAGTAGTGGAATCTCAGGATAAGCATCCAGGAGTGCTGCAAGTGGAGCGGATATTAGGCAGGGTGCAGGCACTGCAAGAAGCAGTTTCCAATTTCCAGGGCAGTAAAAACGAAAAGAAGTATCTGATGTTGGAGGAATACCTTACTAAAGAGCTCCTTGCTCTTGACTCGGTGGACCCTGAAGGCCGTGCAGATGTTCGCCAAGCAAGGAGGGACGGTGTCAGGAAAGTCCAGAACATTTTGGAAACTCTTGAACAAAAAGCCACCGATAGTCGTGCTATGGACTTATCTGCAAGCTCAGAAGATTCATTGGAGGGTGACAACATAACCAAAGGTGCTGCACAGTCCACCTCTTTTGTTAAACTTGGCATGACAGCCTCTGACAGTCCATGCATGCAGGATCCCTCTGTACCTGATGGCAATTAG
- the INPP5F gene encoding phosphatidylinositide phosphatase SAC2 isoform X1 has translation MELFQSQEHYIVQSGDQALWCSRRDGALSARPATDLLLAWNPICLGLVEGIIGKVQLHADLPWWLLLIRQKSLIGVLPQGHEIYKITKIAVIPLSTAEPQDLELELCKKHHFGINKPEKINHSPDESKFLLKTFTQIKSNVSAPNKKKVKESKEKEKLERRLLDELFKMFMDSDSFYYSWTYDLTNCVQRQSTGEKSVLPLWQRVDERFFWNRHMLHDLIQIQEQHGGYWILPIIQGFVQIEELVVNYNESSDDEKSSPETPPQENLCVDDIHPRFLVALISRRSRHRAGMRYKRRGVDKAGNVANYVETEQFIHVHNHTLSFVQTRGSVPVFWSQVGYRYNPRPRLDKGEKDTSPYFCLHFNKELEMYKKQVIINLVDQAGREKIIGDAYLKQVLMFNCPNLTYISFDFHEHCRGMKFENVQTLTDAICDIITDMKWCWVDQAGVICKQEGIFRVNCMDCLDRTNVVQAAIARVVMEQQLKKLGVMPPEQPLPMKCYRLYQIMWANNGDAISKQYAGTAALKGDFTRTGERKLAGVMKDGVNSANRYYLNRFKDAYRQAVIDLMQGVPVTEDLYSIFTKEKEHEALHRQSQRNHQELISQLLQNYMQILLPDNEKFHGGWALIDCDPSLIDATHKDVEVLLLLSNCAYYVAYYDDEVDKVNQYQRLSLDDLEKIEIGPEPTFFGKPKFSCMRLHYRYKGNSGYFHTLRAVARSPEEDGKDTLLCIAEMLRITKQAMESDVPIIEKKLERKSSKPHEDIMGIHSKSQKLGMNSMGLTQSKNYLMSKFSSLNQKVKQSNIGSLRKLGTFNKSEMKGFLKPNLQVNLWKSDSSLEHPSTETKDHMESDLELSSDSDSFHSDDFIPKSDDDGQVPGSLENIGVDYVLPSCGIIASVPRLGSRSQSVSSAELSLHIPTEIQVTQCEASPEENLLVDFGTPIDAYCHQFVHDAHTKDGNCNDDNKEQMDRVLLSNNSPETSNVVDAETEQLHRPSQLEVSGTDNGSRLSVDLSAASGRSSPGSAASPADSNSSRVVSPFAKIRSSVVQVANITHAGLAQGINFAVAKVQKSPEPTSVPAELPNDFKELFTQCQTRIIQI, from the exons ATGGAGCTCTTTCAGTCCCAGGAACATTACATCGTCCAGAGCGGGGACCAGGCACTGTGGTGCAGCCGCCGGGATGGGGCCCTGTCTGCCAGACCAG CCACTGACCTGCTGTTGGCCTGGAATCCCATCTGTCTTGGCTTGGTGGAAGGTATAATCGGTAAGGTCCAGCTGCACGCCG ATCTGCCATGGTGGCTGCTGCTCATTCGCCAGAAATCACTGATCGGCGTCCTTCCCCAGGGTCATGAGATCTACAAGATTACGAAGATTGCTGTCATTCCACTGTCTACAGCTGAACCACAGGACTTGGAGCTGGAA CTTTGTAAGAAACATCATTTTGGTATCAACAAACCAGAGAAGATCAATCATTCTCCTGACGAATCCAAATTCCTTTTGAAGACCTTCACACAGATCAAATCTAATGTCTCTGCTCCTAATAAGAAGAAG GTGAAGGAAAGTAAGGAGAAGGAGAAGCTTGAGCGGAGGCTGCTGGATGAATTGTTCAAAATGTTCATGGACTCTGACTCCTTCTACTACAGCTGGACCTACGACCTGACTAACTGTGTGCAGAGACAGAGCACAGGCGAGAAGAGTGTGTTGCCTCTCTGGCAGAGG GTGGATGAGCGATTCTTCTGGAACAGACACATGTTACATGATCTCATACAAATCCAG GAGCAGCATGGAGGATATTGGATCCTGCCCATCATACAAGGCTTTGTTCAGATAGAAGAGCTGGTAGTAAACTATAACGAGTCCTCTGATGATGAGAAGAGCAGCCCAGAGACCCCGCCTCAGGAAAACCTGTGTGTGGATGACATTCACCCCCGATTCCTAGTGGCCCTCATTTCACGAAGGAGCCGACATAGAGCAG gAATGAGATACAAGAGGCGTGGAGTGGATAAAGCTGGGAATGTAGCAAACTATGTGGAAACTGAGCAGTTCATCCACGTCCACAATCACACTCTTTCCTTTGTACAGACCCGCGGCTCTGTGCCAGTCTTCTGGAGCCAAGTTGGATATCGCTATAATCCTCGTCCTCGCCTAGATAAAG GTGAGAAGGACACCAGCCCATATTTCTGCCTTCACTTTAATAAAGAgctggagatgtataagaagcAG GTCATCATTAATCTGGTGGATCAGGCTGGCAGAGAGAAGATCATTGGTGATGCCTACCTGAAGCAGGTCCTGATGTTTAATTGCCCCAATCTCACCTACATCAGCTTTGACTTTCATGAACATTG CCGTGGGATGAAATTTGAGAATGTGCAGACCCTGACGGATGCCATCTGTGATATTATAACAGACATGAAGTGGTGTTG GGTGGATCAGGCTGGAGTCATCTGCAAGCAGGAAGGCATATTTCGAGTAAACTGTATGGACTGCCTGGATAGGACCAATGTTGTTCAAGCTGCCATCGCTCGTGTTGTCATGGAACAACAG TTAAAGAAACTTGGTGTAATGCCCCCAGAGCAGCCACTACCAATGAAATGCTATCGGCTGTACCAGATTATGTGGGCAAACAATGGAGATGCCATTAGCAAGCAGTATGCAGGCACAGCCGCTCTCAAG GGGGATTTCACTCGCACCGGAGAGAGAAAACTTGCTGGCGTGATGAAAGACGGAGTCAATTCTGCTAATCGATATTATTTAAACCGCTTCAAAGATGCGTACCGGCAGGCTGTGATCG ATCTGATGCAGGGGGTCCCAGTGACAGAAGATCTTTACTCCATATTTACTAAGGAGAAGGAACATGAGGCACTCCACCGACAGAGCCAGAGGAACCACCAAGAGCTCATTAGCCAGCTGCTCCAGAACTACATGCAGATCCTCCTGCCAGACAATGAAAAGTTCCATGGTGGCTGGGCACTTATTGACTGTGATCCCAG CCTCATTGATGCCACTCACAAAGATGTTGAAGTCCTTCTGTTGCTGTCAAATTGTGCTTATTATGTGGCCTA CTATGATGATGAGGTGGACAAAGTGAACCAATATCAACGCTTAAGTTTAGATGATTTGGAAAAGATTGAGATTG GTCCTGAACCCACATTTTTTGGGAAGCCCAAATTTTCCTGTATGCGGCTGCACTACAGATACAAAGGGAACAGTGGCTACTTCCACACATTGAGGGCTGTGGCCCGAAGCCCTGAAGAGGATGGAAAAG ATACACTGCTGTGTATAGCAGAGATGTTGCGGATTACCAAACAAGCCATGGAGTCTGATGTTCCCATTATTGAAAAGAAACTGGAGAG AAAGAGCAGCAAGCCCCATGAAGATATAATGGGGATACATTCCAAAAGCCAGAAACTGGGGATGAACAGCATGGGCCTCACTCAGAGCAAGAACTACTTGATGAGTAAATTTTCTTCCCTTAATCAGAAAGTTAAACAATCAAACATCGGAAGTCTACGCAAATTAggtacatttaataaatcagaaatgaAAGGCTTTCTGAAACCCAACCTGCAGGTCAATCTGTGGAAATCTGATAGCAGCTTAGAACATCCCAGCACGGAGACCAAAGATCACATGGAGTCAGACTTGGAACTCTCCTCTGACAGTGACTCATTTCATTCCGATGACTTCATTCCTAAATCAGATGATGATGGCCAGGTACCAGGCTCCCTAGAGAACATTGGAGTGGACTATGTATTACCTAGCTGTGGCATCATTGCTTCTGTCCCACGATTAGGTAGCCGCTCTCAGTCTGTCAGTAGTGCTGAGCTAAGTCTTCACATTCCTACTGAAATTCAGGTAACGCAGTGTGAAGCATCACCAGAGGAAAATCTACTTGTAGATTTTGGAACCCCGATCGATGCTTACTGCCACCAGTTTGTCCATGATGCCCACACCAAAGATGGTAACTGTAATGATGATAATAAAGAACAAATGGATCGTGTATTATTGAGCAATAATTCTCCTGAAACATCTAATGTAGTGGACGCAGAAACAGAACAACTTCACCGGCCTTCACAACTTGAGGTATCTGGAACTGACAATGGCTCCCGACTGTCTGTTGACCTTTCTGCAGCCTCAGGTCGTTCCAGTCCCGGATCTGCAGCCTCTCCAGCAGACAGCAATAGCAGCAGAGTTGTCTCTCCATTCGCCAAGATTCGAAGTTCTGTAGTCCAGGTGGCAAACATCACTCATGCTGGACTGGCACAAGGGATTAATTTTGCTGTGGCTAAAGTGCAGAAGTCTCCAGAGCCAACGTCTGTTCCAGCTGAGCTACCAAATGACTTCAAAGAACTGTTTACACAGTGTCAGACCCGCATTATACAGATTTAG